In Gallaecimonas pentaromativorans, a single window of DNA contains:
- a CDS encoding mechanosensitive ion channel family protein gives MLNEEFDYLTSLTQQVTDYLVQYGFQLLGAMLIVLLGWLASNWAGRSLRRLGDNRQWDQTLVRFFSNLVRLAVLAIFLVIAAGKLGITISPLIAAIGAATFGLSLALQGPVANYGAGVALILTRPFSVGDTLELLGRAGLVDDITLAQTVLITEDGERIHIPNRKVLGEIYQNSNQFKLVETTLLLPKEANPEQALTLLEAALASFDAKEAPKVQLGIDAFTALGIRLVIRAWVPTAHYHQQRLALNLKLYQVLDGAGMAPASPATVVALNELTEKGAQ, from the coding sequence ATGCTGAACGAAGAGTTCGATTATCTGACCAGCCTTACCCAGCAGGTGACCGACTATCTGGTGCAGTACGGCTTCCAACTACTGGGAGCGATGCTGATCGTGCTGCTGGGCTGGCTGGCCTCCAACTGGGCCGGGCGCTCGCTGCGCCGCCTGGGGGATAACCGCCAGTGGGATCAGACCCTGGTGCGGTTTTTTTCCAACTTGGTGCGCCTGGCGGTACTGGCCATCTTCTTGGTGATAGCGGCTGGCAAGCTTGGCATCACCATCAGCCCCCTCATTGCCGCCATCGGCGCCGCTACTTTCGGTTTGAGCCTCGCTTTGCAGGGCCCCGTTGCCAACTACGGCGCCGGGGTGGCACTTATCCTGACCCGGCCCTTTTCGGTGGGGGATACCCTGGAGCTTTTGGGGCGCGCCGGTTTGGTGGACGACATCACCCTGGCCCAGACCGTGCTGATTACCGAAGACGGCGAGCGTATTCACATCCCCAACCGCAAGGTGCTGGGGGAAATTTACCAAAATTCCAATCAGTTCAAGCTGGTAGAGACCACGCTGCTGCTGCCAAAAGAAGCCAACCCGGAGCAGGCCCTGACCTTGCTGGAGGCGGCCTTGGCGTCGTTCGATGCCAAAGAAGCCCCCAAGGTGCAACTGGGCATCGACGCCTTTACCGCCCTTGGGATCCGGTTGGTGATAAGAGCCTGGGTGCCCACCGCCCATTATCATCAGCAGCGCCTGGCGCTTAACCTCAAGCTTTATCAGGTGCTGGATGGGGCGGGCATGGCACCGGCCAGCCCGGCGACTGTGGTAGCCTTGAATGAGTTAACGGAAAAGGGAGCGCAATAA
- a CDS encoding trimeric intracellular cation channel family protein, whose protein sequence is MLLTVLYIIGITAEAMTGALAAGRRSMDLFGVMIIACVTAIGGGSIRDILLGHYPLTWVAHPQYILIICCAALVTTWIAPLMSRLRKVFLLLDALGLVVFSIIGVKVALSMEFGPGVAVISAVITGVFGGILRDMLCNRIPLVFQREIYAGVSLVSAVLYLALTALGQPDLLATLVTLAVGFSMRMLALRFNIGLPVFQYQGEHD, encoded by the coding sequence ATGTTGCTGACTGTTTTATACATTATCGGTATTACCGCTGAAGCCATGACCGGCGCCCTGGCCGCAGGCCGGCGCAGCATGGACCTGTTCGGGGTCATGATCATCGCCTGCGTTACCGCCATCGGTGGCGGCTCCATCCGCGACATCCTGCTAGGCCACTACCCGCTGACCTGGGTCGCCCACCCTCAGTATATTCTCATCATCTGCTGCGCCGCCCTGGTGACCACCTGGATAGCGCCGCTGATGAGTCGCCTTCGCAAAGTGTTTTTGCTGCTCGACGCCCTGGGGCTGGTGGTGTTTTCCATCATCGGCGTCAAGGTGGCGCTGTCCATGGAGTTTGGCCCAGGGGTTGCCGTTATCTCGGCGGTGATAACTGGGGTCTTTGGCGGCATCCTGCGCGACATGCTGTGTAACCGTATCCCTTTGGTGTTCCAAAGGGAGATTTACGCCGGGGTGTCTTTGGTGTCGGCGGTGCTGTATCTGGCGCTCACTGCCCTTGGCCAACCGGACTTGCTGGCTACCCTGGTGACCCTGGCGGTGGGCTTTTCCATGCGGATGCTGGCCCTTCGCTTCAACATCGGCCTGCCGGTTTTCCAATACCAGGGCGAGCACGACTGA
- a CDS encoding aminotransferase class V-fold PLP-dependent enzyme: MGALTPSGIDEVYLDTNATTPVLPEAVAAVEEVMRALYGNPSSTHITGLKARHLMESTRQLARQVLGASNGHLIFTSGATEGIQTAVVSALSSVKSQPELLNRPGKLLLYGATEHKAVPNTLKHWNQLLGIDAEVMAIPVNHQGLLDLDFIRRHAKDALMICTMAVNNETGARQDLSAVEEAIRSQNPQCLWMVDCVQALGKMPLALSDTSIDYAPFSGHKLYAMKGIGLLYVRQKAPFSPFIAGGGQEQGLRSGTENLPGIASLKPILEALLDPAHSTFRSVDTLNGFRAQLADALLTAFPGLVFNNDFSVSVPTTLNFSVKGFASKELLDLFDAANIRVSSGSACSSGATRSFVLDAMGLPAWQSEAAIRLSFGPAMTQAQLDHACERIAKASDALRYSCRHPGHLKPTEQLEGLVQLKSGADCCYLLVSQGQAIVIDPVSPLVERLVETISCQGLQVAAILDTHGHADHLSAAPVLAERLGLASSDVDALGWPQQASTGPLGLPAIAVGDNWLSRMATPGHTSDAVALLLSKGEDIQAAFVGDTVLHGGLGRTDFESSDAKALYRSLKALGQQLPAKALLLPAHDYHNLLFTSLEAERRSNPLLAQVLAPVSMLDEAAFADQKARLDQALDTPMEGCEIRCGVTNLNLKLSAEQELTLDDLALLDTPLLVDVRESHEHHLQHLGNDASAPLSRLAQYLLEHPEDKPLVCYCRSGSRSQVAAAALTRLGRRAYHLKGGVALSQ, translated from the coding sequence ATGGGCGCGCTTACCCCCTCCGGCATTGATGAGGTGTATCTCGATACCAACGCCACCACCCCGGTACTTCCCGAGGCCGTGGCCGCCGTAGAAGAGGTGATGCGAGCGCTTTACGGCAACCCCAGCTCCACCCATATTACCGGCCTCAAGGCTCGCCACCTGATGGAAAGCACCCGCCAGTTGGCCCGCCAGGTACTGGGTGCCAGTAATGGCCACCTTATCTTTACCTCCGGTGCCACCGAAGGCATTCAAACCGCCGTGGTGTCGGCACTGTCATCGGTTAAAAGCCAACCTGAGCTTCTCAATCGCCCCGGTAAACTGCTGCTTTACGGGGCAACCGAACACAAAGCGGTGCCCAACACCCTCAAGCACTGGAACCAATTGCTGGGCATCGATGCCGAAGTGATGGCCATTCCGGTGAATCACCAGGGGCTTTTGGATCTCGACTTTATCCGCCGCCACGCCAAAGACGCCTTGATGATCTGCACCATGGCGGTGAACAACGAAACCGGCGCGCGCCAGGATTTAAGCGCTGTTGAAGAAGCAATTCGCAGCCAGAACCCGCAATGCCTGTGGATGGTCGATTGCGTGCAGGCCCTGGGTAAAATGCCTCTGGCCCTTAGCGACACCAGCATTGATTACGCTCCCTTCTCCGGCCACAAACTTTACGCCATGAAAGGCATCGGCCTTTTGTATGTGCGCCAAAAGGCGCCGTTTTCGCCCTTTATTGCCGGCGGCGGTCAAGAACAGGGGCTGCGCTCCGGCACCGAAAACCTGCCGGGTATCGCCTCGTTAAAGCCCATTCTTGAGGCCTTGCTGGACCCGGCCCACAGCACCTTTCGCTCGGTTGACACCCTTAATGGCTTTCGGGCGCAGCTGGCCGACGCGCTGCTGACCGCCTTTCCCGGCCTGGTGTTTAACAACGATTTTTCGGTAAGCGTGCCAACCACGCTTAATTTTTCGGTAAAAGGCTTTGCCTCAAAAGAGCTGCTGGATTTGTTTGATGCCGCCAATATCCGGGTATCGAGCGGCTCGGCTTGCTCCTCCGGCGCCACCCGCTCTTTTGTACTGGACGCCATGGGCCTGCCGGCCTGGCAAAGCGAAGCGGCCATTCGCCTCTCCTTTGGCCCGGCCATGACCCAAGCCCAGCTTGACCACGCCTGTGAGCGTATCGCCAAGGCCAGCGACGCCCTGCGCTATTCTTGCCGCCACCCGGGCCATCTCAAGCCCACGGAACAGCTTGAAGGCTTGGTACAGCTTAAAAGCGGCGCCGATTGCTGCTATTTGTTGGTTAGCCAAGGCCAGGCGATAGTGATTGACCCGGTCTCGCCCCTTGTCGAGCGCCTGGTTGAAACCATCAGCTGCCAGGGTTTGCAGGTCGCCGCCATCCTCGACACCCATGGCCATGCCGACCACCTCTCTGCCGCGCCAGTGCTGGCCGAGCGCCTGGGCCTTGCCAGCAGCGACGTAGACGCCCTTGGCTGGCCACAGCAGGCAAGCACTGGCCCCCTTGGCCTGCCCGCCATTGCTGTTGGCGACAATTGGCTAAGCCGCATGGCAACCCCAGGCCACACCAGCGACGCCGTCGCGCTGCTGCTGAGTAAGGGCGAGGATATTCAGGCCGCTTTTGTGGGCGACACCGTGCTGCACGGCGGCCTTGGCCGCACCGATTTTGAAAGCTCCGATGCCAAGGCCCTTTATCGCAGCCTAAAAGCGCTGGGCCAGCAGCTGCCGGCCAAAGCCTTGTTGTTGCCTGCCCATGACTATCACAACCTGCTCTTTACCTCCCTGGAGGCCGAGCGGCGCAGCAACCCGCTGCTGGCCCAGGTGCTGGCGCCGGTGTCGATGCTCGACGAAGCGGCTTTTGCCGACCAGAAAGCCCGCCTCGACCAAGCCCTCGACACCCCCATGGAGGGCTGCGAAATTCGCTGTGGGGTCACCAACCTCAACCTAAAACTCAGCGCCGAGCAGGAGCTGACATTGGACGATCTGGCCCTTCTCGACACCCCCTTATTGGTGGACGTACGAGAAAGCCACGAGCACCACTTGCAGCATCTGGGCAATGACGCCAGCGCGCCGCTGTCGCGCCTGGCCCAATACCTTTTGGAGCACCCTGAGGACAAACCGCTGGTCTGTTATTGTCGCAGCGGTTCGCGCTCCCAAGTGGCTGCCGCTGCCCTCACCCGCCTTGGCCGCCGGGCTTACCACCTTAAAGGCGGGGTGGCCCTCAGCCAGTAA
- a CDS encoding amidohydrolase, with translation MVRGLVRALAGLSFGLSALSFGLSAQSLVLDNVTGYGWQGDKLVPFSRLVIEDGKVLARGDNRLAIPQGAEVRDLAGKTVLPGLIDAHGHVMALGEGTLNVDLTGAKSLADALSRVARFAKKHPKLPWIQGWGWNQELWPDKRMPTASDLAMLTDGRPVWLSRVDGHAGWANQAALTLAGINAKTPEPSGGQILRGRDGQPSGVLVDNAMNLMTAHLPQLSDALRGQALDAALGIMAKVGLTGVGDAGVDLPTWQLYQQRQASLTTRIYAMLEAKPATWQAVKAPIGWQGSDLLAARAVKVFADGALGSRGAAMLADYSDKPGHKGSMLYGPGELEKVMRAAFDAGFQVNVHAIGDAANQRVLDTFASFPPSERKGRRNRIEHAQVMTLGDIERMAKLGVIASFQPTHATSDMNMAQSRIGKDRLKGAYAWRSLVKAGVKMAAGSDFPVESPNPFYGLYAAVTRQDHHGQPKEGWHKEQALTREEALYDFTRGAAYAAFMDKFTGSLAPGQWADLVILDDDYFTVPDSDIWQLKPRETWLAGKAVYRRVE, from the coding sequence ATGGTTCGTGGTTTGGTAAGGGCCCTGGCGGGGCTGTCGTTTGGCCTGTCGGCGCTGTCATTTGGCCTTTCGGCCCAAAGCCTGGTGCTGGATAACGTCACCGGTTATGGCTGGCAGGGCGACAAGCTGGTGCCGTTTAGCCGGCTGGTGATTGAAGACGGTAAAGTCCTGGCAAGGGGCGATAACCGCCTGGCCATCCCCCAAGGGGCAGAGGTAAGGGATCTTGCCGGGAAAACGGTGCTGCCGGGGCTGATTGATGCCCATGGCCACGTAATGGCCCTCGGGGAAGGCACTCTCAATGTGGATTTAACCGGCGCCAAATCCCTGGCCGACGCCCTGTCTAGGGTGGCGCGCTTTGCTAAAAAGCACCCCAAGCTGCCGTGGATCCAAGGCTGGGGCTGGAACCAGGAGCTGTGGCCCGATAAACGCATGCCCACTGCCTCGGACCTAGCCATGCTCACCGACGGTCGCCCGGTGTGGCTAAGCCGGGTGGATGGCCACGCTGGCTGGGCCAACCAGGCGGCCTTGACTCTCGCCGGCATCAACGCCAAAACCCCCGAGCCCAGTGGTGGCCAAATCTTGCGTGGCCGCGACGGCCAGCCCAGCGGGGTGCTGGTGGATAACGCCATGAATTTAATGACTGCTCACCTGCCACAGCTCAGCGATGCGCTACGCGGCCAGGCGCTGGACGCTGCCCTTGGGATCATGGCCAAAGTGGGTCTTACCGGGGTAGGGGACGCCGGTGTCGACTTGCCCACCTGGCAGCTCTATCAGCAGCGCCAAGCCAGCCTCACTACCCGCATTTACGCCATGCTCGAAGCCAAGCCTGCCACCTGGCAAGCCGTGAAGGCCCCTATCGGCTGGCAAGGGAGCGATCTGTTGGCAGCGCGGGCGGTCAAGGTATTTGCCGACGGCGCCCTTGGCAGCCGAGGCGCCGCCATGCTGGCCGATTACAGCGACAAACCGGGCCACAAAGGCTCAATGCTCTATGGCCCTGGCGAGCTGGAAAAGGTGATGCGCGCCGCCTTTGACGCCGGTTTTCAGGTGAACGTTCATGCTATTGGCGACGCCGCCAACCAGCGGGTGCTGGACACCTTCGCCAGCTTTCCTCCAAGCGAGCGCAAGGGCCGGCGCAACCGTATCGAGCACGCCCAGGTGATGACCCTTGGCGACATCGAGCGCATGGCCAAACTTGGGGTAATAGCCTCCTTCCAGCCCACCCACGCCACCTCCGACATGAACATGGCCCAGAGCCGCATCGGCAAAGACCGCCTCAAAGGGGCCTATGCCTGGCGCAGCCTGGTCAAAGCTGGAGTCAAGATGGCGGCCGGCTCGGATTTCCCGGTGGAAAGCCCCAACCCCTTCTACGGCCTTTATGCGGCGGTGACCCGCCAGGACCATCACGGCCAGCCCAAAGAGGGCTGGCACAAGGAACAAGCCCTGACCCGCGAAGAAGCGCTGTATGATTTTACCCGTGGCGCGGCCTATGCGGCCTTTATGGACAAATTCACCGGCAGTCTGGCGCCGGGGCAGTGGGCGGATTTGGTGATCTTGGACGACGACTACTTTACCGTGCCGGACAGTGACATTTGGCAGCTAAAGCCCAGGGAAACCTGGCTGGCAGGCAAGGCGGTGTACCGCAGGGTGGAATAA
- a CDS encoding MGMT family protein, whose product MATSTDPARLYTLVALIPAGQVATYGQLASILGWNPRLVGRYMASCPAGLPWHRVVNAQGGCSVRDSQGHLEQHQLLLAEGVVIKRSGRVDLRQALWSGL is encoded by the coding sequence ATGGCCACCAGTACCGACCCCGCCCGCTTATACACTTTGGTTGCCCTTATTCCGGCAGGCCAGGTGGCTACCTATGGCCAACTGGCCTCCATCCTTGGCTGGAACCCAAGACTGGTGGGGCGCTACATGGCCAGTTGCCCGGCGGGTCTGCCTTGGCACCGGGTGGTCAACGCCCAGGGTGGCTGCTCGGTCAGAGACAGCCAGGGGCACCTGGAGCAGCATCAACTGCTGTTGGCCGAAGGGGTGGTTATCAAGCGCAGTGGCCGGGTGGATCTGCGCCAGGCACTGTGGTCAGGATTGTAA